Proteins from a genomic interval of Nostoc sp. TCL240-02:
- a CDS encoding EamA family transporter translates to MIVVLFGTTANVSLKYGLYVSNPTKGASPSIINLLLSRYFLIWFVCYTFMTILWLYVLRTVPLSQAFPVLGLMYALIPIASHYLLKEQVVLSQWIGISIIITGVILVVN, encoded by the coding sequence ATGATTGTAGTTTTATTCGGAACCACAGCTAACGTATCCCTAAAATATGGACTTTATGTTTCTAACCCTACTAAGGGAGCTAGCCCATCTATTATAAATCTTTTATTGTCTCGGTATTTTTTAATCTGGTTTGTCTGCTATACATTTATGACTATATTGTGGCTCTATGTATTGCGAACAGTTCCTTTAAGTCAAGCATTTCCAGTTCTAGGACTAATGTATGCACTAATACCGATTGCTTCTCACTATCTTTTAAAAGAGCAGGTTGTATTGAGTCAATGGATAGGAATATCAATTATTATAACTGGTGTAATTCTGGTTGTGAACTGA